In Pedobacter sp. WC2423, the following are encoded in one genomic region:
- a CDS encoding SusD/RagB family nutrient-binding outer membrane lipoprotein, with product MKALYIKVISVLSLAALTLVTSCKKYLDVNTDPNNPTSVSAANRLVGAITTTNGAAMWRGSREIAGLVQYGTTQLNTGTNRNAEQWRYTASYFFWQNAYVYTMPNCVDLINLGETEGNPHFTGAGKTLLALNLGMLTDQYGSIVVNDFYNGVSGINLVPSFDDQQTAYQRIQTLLDEAIVSFDGTNKTAALNSKNGDILYQGDVSKWKRFAYALKARYLNHLTKKTALYNPAKVIEACENAFNADGMDAQFDYIAGALQTDESPWSSWGGFTSTTDPRYFTWSQFFVNMLTSFPVTNNIYQDPRIKKIMLPAASDGKYRGLRSGGALAGGQGILADGSNGDATKTAVADYGPFSKSGYYTNTTSPFPFITYSEVKLIEAEAKLRSGNIAGALTDYELGVKANMRKLGVNAQDINAYWTAQLSDGLVSHFSNQRQGLSHIFRQKYITQCLNNETWVDMRRMDYSKEIYGPSLKKPLNINTTIFSSNDADPWIQGMVYETNEATRNPKNVADNSEKTRLLTPLWWNQP from the coding sequence ATGAAAGCATTATATATAAAAGTTATTTCTGTTTTAAGCCTTGCTGCTTTAACACTGGTGACGTCCTGTAAAAAATACCTGGATGTGAATACAGATCCAAATAATCCAACCTCAGTTTCTGCTGCAAATCGTCTGGTTGGTGCAATTACCACTACTAACGGCGCTGCAATGTGGCGTGGTTCCAGAGAGATTGCCGGATTAGTACAATATGGAACCACACAGTTAAATACCGGAACCAATAGAAACGCAGAACAGTGGCGTTATACGGCCTCTTATTTTTTCTGGCAAAATGCCTATGTCTATACGATGCCGAACTGCGTCGATCTGATCAATTTGGGTGAGACTGAGGGTAACCCCCATTTCACAGGAGCAGGAAAAACACTGCTTGCATTAAATCTCGGCATGTTAACAGATCAATATGGTTCAATTGTGGTGAATGATTTTTACAATGGAGTTTCAGGAATCAATCTCGTTCCTTCATTTGATGACCAGCAAACGGCTTATCAACGCATTCAAACCTTACTGGATGAGGCAATCGTCTCTTTTGATGGCACTAATAAAACTGCCGCCCTGAATTCCAAAAATGGAGATATCCTCTACCAGGGAGACGTGAGTAAATGGAAACGTTTTGCTTATGCGCTGAAAGCACGCTATCTGAATCATTTAACAAAAAAGACAGCACTTTATAATCCGGCAAAAGTAATAGAAGCTTGCGAAAATGCTTTTAATGCAGATGGTATGGATGCACAGTTTGACTATATCGCTGGTGCATTGCAAACTGATGAGAGTCCATGGTCAAGCTGGGGTGGTTTTACAAGTACTACAGATCCAAGGTACTTTACATGGAGCCAGTTTTTTGTCAATATGCTAACCAGCTTCCCGGTAACCAATAACATTTACCAGGATCCGCGCATCAAAAAGATTATGCTTCCCGCAGCATCTGATGGAAAGTACAGAGGGTTAAGGTCTGGAGGCGCTCTTGCTGGCGGACAGGGTATATTGGCAGATGGCTCAAATGGTGATGCGACCAAAACTGCGGTTGCTGATTATGGCCCTTTCAGTAAGAGTGGATATTATACGAATACCACCTCTCCATTCCCTTTTATTACTTATTCTGAAGTGAAATTAATCGAAGCTGAAGCTAAATTACGTTCCGGCAATATAGCTGGTGCTTTAACTGATTATGAATTGGGCGTGAAAGCTAACATGAGAAAGCTGGGCGTGAACGCTCAGGATATTAATGCGTATTGGACAGCACAGCTTAGTGATGGCCTCGTTTCACATTTCTCCAACCAGAGGCAGGGATTAAGTCATATTTTCCGTCAGAAGTATATTACGCAATGCTTAAATAATGAAACCTGGGTAGATATGCGCAGAATGGACTATAGCAAAGAGATTTATGGTCCCAGCCTTAAAAAACCGCTGAATATCAATACGACAATTTTCTCTTCAAACGATGCTGATCCATGGATTCAGGGGATGGTCTATGAGACAAATGAAGCGACAAGAAATCCGAAAAATGTAGCAGATAATTC